DNA sequence from the Colletotrichum higginsianum IMI 349063 chromosome 10, whole genome shotgun sequence genome:
cggcgccgtgggtGTAGACCTTGCCGATCTCCACGCACAGATCGTTCAGCCGGGCCAGGGCGAgatcctcgccgaggtcgggCAGGACGCCCGTCACCTTGTCGGTGCGGTTGATGCTCTTCCAGGGGAAGGCCGGGATGATCATCTTGACCgactcgcccttcttgacgtactcctcgacgcggccgtgGAACATCTTGCGTCCGAGCCACTCGTGGTTCTCCTGGCCCTCGGGGACGATGTGACGTCCAAAGGCCTGGAGGACGTCCAGGATCTTGTGGGCGACCTGCTCCGTTGACTGCTCAATGGGAGGCGTGGGGAGGGTCTCTGTGATGGTGGGTTGGTCTACATCCACAGCATGTCAGTTGAAAAGAGTACACAGATGATTAGAGGCTTCAGAGACAGCAACTCACCATCCACGATGGCATCGATGCTCACGTTACGGAGAGGGCTCTTGAAGGCGCTGAAGGGACTCTTGGCCGCACTGGCGGGGCTCAGGATGACCTGGTCGGGGCTAGTCAACTCGACCGGGTCAATGGGCGAGCCGATTTCGAGGTCGGAGAATTCGATGCGCATCTGCCTCAGAGGGCTGAGGGGACTCCGCAGGACCGAGGCGTTGAGAGGCGAGATGGCGCTCAGAGGGCTCTTCAACTCGGATCCGAGACTGGGACGCCTGTAGGTCGGGGCGCGGAGCTGGAGCACCGGCCGGCCCACGGGCGCCCCCGGGAGCTGCCGCTTGGCGCCCGTGGAGGACACGGGGGCAGGGGCTGCTGCAGAGATGGCCATTGTGATGGATGGgtgaaagaaagaaaagatggagagagaggagattGAACAGGGCTCAACACACACAAGTCGGAAGAAAACGAAAAGATGCAAGATATGAGGGATATGTCCCTTGTGTGTGAGCAGGACGAAGTAGGAAGTGTGAGCTGAGTTGTTTGatggctgatgatgatgtttgTTAGTGTAAGCCAGGGGGCGTCTTTGGGGATTCTTCTTATACTTGAAAAAAAGCCCTCAAAGTTGACCAAGATGCCTCTCATCTACAAGGCCGAATACGTGAACATTCGAACCGCAGTCTTCCGGATGCATTCAGACGACCGACCGGAAACTTTCCCATCGTCGGATTCCAGGCTTGGATCGCTGTGAGCCGTGGCGTCAAGGCTGAGCCTACACACGCCTGGGCTTGCCGCTTGGGGGCCCAGGACGTGAGCATGCATCGTTGCATACATGGGGGTGGATGTGTGTATCTGTCTGCATGCACTTGTAACGCAGCCAGCCCTAGGGGACGCGTTCTATTTCCTGTCTCTGACCAAAAAGCTTAGGTGCACTCCGGACCAGGCACATCGTGTTGGCATGTACCGCGCTAGAGGTGGAAAGCATTGTCTTACCTCGTGTCAGCAACCCGGTGAACACCTGGCATACATGCTGATACTGGCATGATAGGTATGGCTTACAAGTCGttttctcccctcccccctggTCGTCCCTGAAGCGCATGCGCCCCGCCTCCAATGCCGAGATCAGATTTGGGCAGTCTGCGAGAGAGTGTGGATGGAGGAACACGCGTTGGTAACACAACCTAGCCCTAACCGTCTTGTCAGGCTGAGCATGGCTTGACCTAGCCGGCGGCAACTTACTTTAGCTAGTACGGAAGCAGACCAGCCAACGGATTTACGCTCCAGATTTAGCGTCGTGCCCTTTGATCGTACCAAGTTGAAAATGGATCCAGCTGAGTCTAGCTTGAGAAGCCAGAAATGCTTCATTCATGGCTGTCGTTgtgaagagggggagggggagtcTCGTTGTATTCCGGCTTCCTTTCTGTCGTGTGTCCTGGGCACCAAGGCTGAACTTGTACCGCCGGCATTGTAAGCAAAGGCGCTGTCTGGAGAACTCAGCCGTGTTCCGTTCCCGGAaacttctttttttttttacccCTTTCTGACAAGTTTGACTAGTCGTAAAGGGATCCAATGATGAGGAGGGAGCGAGTGTTCTGAATCTTGCGATATCGACTTTGTCTTTTGTCGTCGTGATGCCCACCCGTCTTGATATCTCCTTTTCCAAGACTGCCAATGCTCCAACCCTCTGCTATTCAACTTCCGATACTCATCCCACTATTGGAGCTCTTACATTCTCCTACACCCCCTCAGCTGATTCACCGTTGACGCATCAGTTTCCGTATCCCCGCGGTGATGGAGAAAATCATTGCACCCGCCCCCATCGTCCAGAGCGTAGGATACGACGACGCTCACCATCAGCCGGTGCTGGCCGGGGACCCCgtcaacgacggcggcagccacAACCAAACCATCATGTCGAGCAACGGTGATGGCCACCCGCGCCCTCAGAGTCAAAGTCTCTCCGAAGACCGGCAACGATCGGTGCAGACGGACGAAGAAAAGGCCGAGCTCGTGCCCCCTATCGCCGACGGGCCGGACGGCGGTTTCCAAGGATGGATGCAGGTCGTCGCGGCCTTCCTCCTCGTGTTggacggcttcggcttcatcACGGCCTTTGGGGCTTTCCAGACGTACTATCGCCAACTCCTACCGGACAGCGTGAGCGACCAGGCCATCTCCTACATCGGCTCCATGCAgatcttcctcctcttcctcctcggaaCCATCAGCGGCAGGCTCATCGACGCCGGGTACTTCAGGATCACGCTGATCACGGGCTTCGTCTTCCAGATCGGGggcgtcttcggcgcctCGTTCTCCAGCCAGTACTGGCAGTTCCTCCTCTCGCAGGGCATCGCCACGGGCATCGGCAACGGCATGCACTTCACGGCCCTCGTCTGGTTGGTCTCGCAGTACTTCACCAAGAAGCGGGGGCTGGCGCTCGGCATCAGTTCCTGCGGTGCtcccatcggcgccgtcatcttTAGCCTCATCGCGCGCGAGATGCTCAAGGAGAACACGGGCCACCAGTGGACGCTCCGTGTCATGGGATTCCTGATCCTCGCCgacagcatcatcatcatcctcattGCTCGGCCCAAGGAGGCCACGCGCAAGGGAGGGCCCCTGCTGGAGCTGTCGGCCTTCAAGGAGCTACCGTACCTCCTTTTCACCATCGGCATGTTCTTCGCCCTCCTGGGCGTCTACTTTGCTTACTATTACGTATGTGCTCACACAACAAGAGTGTTTTTTATTTACTTGTGAACGAATCAGCCCGAATCGCtgggctgactgactgactcccccttttcccagGTCCCCAACTTTGCCCGCGACAAGCTCGGGCTCGACTCAGACGGTGCCCTGACGGTTCTCATCGTCATGTCGGCCGTGGGGATCCCCGGACGGCTGATCCCGCCGTTCTTCGCCGACAAGAGCATCAAGCCCCTGAGGACGCTCGTCATCTCCCTGCTCTTCTGCAGCCTCAACCTCTTCGCCTGGATCGCCGTGACTTCGACGGCGGGTCTCTACGCCTGGGTTGTCGCCTACGCCTTCACGGCCAACGCGGTGCAGACGCTGTTCACGGCCTCCATGGGCGAGGTGACGTCCGACATGTCCAAGCTCGGCGTGAGGATTGGCATGGTCTTCACCGTCGTCAGCTTCGCCTGCTTGACGGGGCCCCCCGTTGGCGGGCGCCTCGTTGAGGTCGGCGGGGATAACTACGCCTACGCGCAAATATTTGCCGGCGCGTCCATGCTGTTGGGCGGTCTGCTTGTTGCGTTGGCAAAGATGAAGCAGGTTGGCCAGAAGGAATTCTGGCGGATTTAGACCAGAACCTGCCCGGTGTTTGAGACGTACGAGTAATATTTGCTTGCTGGCACATGGGCGCGTGGGATAAAGCATTGGGCGGCGTTTCATTCTTTTCTCTCACTCGTCGCGTACCGCACATGTCTGGTGTGATGGATTCCTTTGGGCGAGACGGGGTTGTTTGTTCGCATGTGGAACGCAGAATAGTAGCCAGCATAGAATGGATACCTAGCTGTCATGATGTTCCGAAGCTGTGGCAGTCTTACCGAAAAACATCCCCCAGCTCACGATGAAGGCAAACCTACATGTGATGCCGTTGGGAAGGGAGACGAGACGATTTGCGCTGTTCGGAGAGTTCCTCTCGTTGTCTCCCGTTGCAGCAAACATCCCCCCCTTACCCTAGAGCTTCAAACCCATTCCACTGCACTGACACGAATGACATGCAGACAGGCGGAGATTGGCACATTCTTTCCTCCGCTGGGGAGCGGCAAAACCCCTAGATGCTGGCGGACACAACCGAGTGAAGGGGCGCGCGCTAAATGTCTATCGTGGCTTTCTGTCATGCCTGTCATGTTGTTGGGGCTGAACAGCTTGGGAGACTGCTGCTTTGAGCATGCATGGCGGGCTCTACGGCCTGGACCCTTTCTCAAGACCAGAAGGACAATCTGTTTGCAGCACACGAACCCAGCTGAATGGCAAAGTTCAGACCGGTTCGTTAGTTAGATGGCGCATCGAAGAAGCCCATTCGAGAATCGTTCGAGGGACGCAAGCAACCAAACCCAGCACTCGAAGGCTGAGGCTAGAGCAGTCAGAACGGGAACCAACAACTTAGCTTCCATCTTTAATTCTTTATGGGAAAAGCGCCCATCCCCGTCTGATGGTACCTACTGGGGAGTCTGTCACTCGACTAACCGAACCTGGCCTAGCCAGAATAGCTCATTCCGATGCCCTCCTCTAAATGGCCAAGCATGCCACACTTTGCTCGAGTAACACAACACCGTCTGAACAGGTCCAGAACTCAGAAATTAGGATTCGATAATGGAGGTGTCTCAAATCTGCTTTGCAGTGAAGCCAGAGAAACAAGGTCAACACCAGCTTACACCAGGGTCCAGGTCCAACAGCCAAGCAAATCGGCAGATATTGGCTTGGACAGCTATCCATCCCGTGGACAAAGGATTCTCGGCAGCAACCCGCCTTGACTCGGGATCTGCAGACCGACCTGCGGGATCCGCAAGCCTGCAAGCTAGCTAGCCTGGAGAACACTTCTAAGACACAACCATGCCGGCAGCCCTAGCGGTCGAAGTGGTGGTGCATAGCAACCATGCGGTGCCAGGCATTGTGGCGTTGACCGCGTGCGGCCACATTTTCGAAGGCTGGCATTTCAGCTTCAAGCCTCGTGTAAGCCCTGAGTCGTTCAACCGTTCAGCCCGGCCGAGCGGGTTAGCCACCACCAACGTGCCACCTCGGAACCACCGTGCGACCCCCGGGATTCCGATGCTctacttttttttctctctcccctccctcgccttctgTTTGGCGTTGCCCTGCCATGAACTAACCTTTTTCGCAGGGATGTTGAATGTCGCCAGCCGTCTGGGCTGTTCGGTGGATTCCCTTGAGAACATGTGGGAAATTGAGCATGAAGGAAGGGGGAGTATGATGTTCTGGTGCGAGCCGTTGAGCTATAAGTTGGACACCGACGTCGACTTTGGCTCAGATCTTTCCAGGATCAGCTGGTTCAGTCTATCTACCAAGTTCCCTTTCTCATTTCTTAACAAATCGTGGAATACAGCAACATGAAGGCGCCTGTAGCAACAGCCCTCAGGTATGAGACCCTCGACCGGAACTTGGTCTTCGTCAGCACTAACACGAACTAAGGCTGTGCGGCCTCTTTTTGGGTCTTTCGCAGACCGTATATGCCAACCCCGAAGCCCCGACGGTTGTCTCCAAGGCCGAGCCGACACAAACGTGCTTCCCTCCCTATCTGGGATACAGGTCCGACGGCAAGAAGTCGACTCCCCCGTGGGGCAAACGGACATGCGAGTCCGACCCTGATGACGTCCCCAAAACTGGTGTTACTCGGAAATACGAATGGACGATTCAGAGGGCAATGCTGGCACCGGATGGATTTGGTATGTTGCATCCACCGCTGATTCTGATTCTGATTCTGATTCTGCCGGCCTACACGACCGACCTGACCTATCAGGCGTTATGCCACTTACATACACCACGAGAACCCATGGCTGACCACCCACAAAATCTATAGAGCAGGAACTTCTCACTGTCAATGGGCAGTTTCCCGGACCCCTTTTGGAGGCCAACTGGGGTGACATGGTCGAGGTCACCATCCACAACAACATCACCGGCCCGGAAGAAGGCACGGCAGTGCACTGGCATGGGTGAGTTCCCGGCCACGAGAGAAATGCAGCTGCACCCGATCCCTTCCATGCTAACGTTGCATGTAGGATTCATCAGCAAGGCACTGGCCTCATGGACGGAGTCAGCGGCATCACTCAGTGCCCCATCGTACCCGGCGGTAGCTTCACCTACCGGTGGAGGGCCAGCACGTACGGGTCGACGTGGTACCATGGCCATCACGCACTGCAGTATGGCGGAGGGCTCTGGGGCCCCCTGATCATCTACGGCCCGTCTCATGTCAAGTACGACTTCGACCTTGGGCCCGTCACGCTTTCCGACTACTACCACTACCCTTACGAGAAGGTCGCCCAGGATGCCATATCGACCAGCACCGATCCCAATGTCTACGCCCCGAAGTCGAACAACCACCTAATCAACGGGAAGAACAGCTTCAACTGCTCCTTGGCGCCCGCGGACAAGACTTGCACCCCCAACGCCGAGCGCGCGTCCCTCAGGTTCAAGTCTGGCAAGGTTCACAAGCTCCGTCTGATCAACACCAGTGTCGAAGCCATGCAGATCTTTTCCATCGACGGCCACAAGATCATTGTCACCATGGTGGACTTTGTCCCCGTTGAGCCTTACGAGGTGGAATATGTCATTCTCGGTGTCGGAATGAGAGCCGAGGTCCTTGTCAAGGGCACCGGAGACCCCGCGCAGTCGTATTACATGCGCACCAGGATTCAGTGTTCGGCTACCCTCGCCAACCAGACACTCGGCACAATTTACTACGACGAGACTCCCGTCTCCGTCGTACCAGAGATCAAGACCGTCGACGCTCTCCCCATACTCAACACCACGGTTAGCTGTGGCGATGTAAGTGTCATTCTTGCCCACCTCATAAAGGATTTCAAGACTGACTCGGattctctccccccttccacaGCCCGACCTTctcaagaagaagccaaTCTACAAGAAGCGTGTCCCCAAGCCTGACATGACTCTTCTCTACGACATCAAATGGGGAACGAACGCCAGCGGCAACCATCAATGGCTGATGAACGGCGTGACCTTCTTGGCCGACTGGAGCCGCCCTCTGTACAtcgaggcggtcgacggcAACGCCGAGTACCTCAAAGACCCCCACCACATCATGGCAACGATCCCCGACGATGTCCGTCACGTCCgcgtcatcatcaacaactaCTTCTCGATACACCCCATGCACATCCACGGCGGCGACTTCCAGATCCTCAGCGAGGCTAGCGGCTACTACAACGGCACGGGCGCGATCGAGTACCCCAAGAACCCGGCCCGCGCCGACACGgagctcctccgccgctACGGCCACCTCGTCGTGCAGTTCGAGGCCAAAAACCCGGGCATCTGGAGCTTCCATTGCCACACCGCCTGGCACGCCAGCGTCGGGCTGTACATCAACTTCCTCGTCAAGCCCAAAAAAATCGCCAAGAGCAAGAtccccgacgacgtccgGGAGGTGTGCCGGGCCTGGGACGAGTACAAGAAGTTGAACGGCGCGAACGCCACGCCGTTTGACAGTGGACTCCGataaaaaagaaaaacaggCGTGGTTTTTTTTCACAAGGAGGTTGTACTTGTTTCTTGGTGGCTCGATTTCTTGCATAGCGTGGAGCAACGTTCTCTAGTCCTCCTAAATAATGTCTAATTACTATTATTCAGTTGACGAGTGTCTGGAAATTGTCAACAGTGACCTTGATTTTTCTAACCGCGGCTCTGATGTGGACCCGCCTGCTATCGAGGAATTCATGCCATGTGTTGGTTGCCGTTGAGATCACTACCACAACTTGTTACATCCCTTTGATGCATGACTGAATTCTTCAATCAGCATTCACCCAGCTTGCACGGGATAAATTTTGTGGGTTGAACAAGAGTCAAGGTCCATTAATACGTCCTTCACGCAGCTTCTATTCGGGTGGCTTTGCGGAAATGTGTGTTGTCCCTCTTCGGTCAGGCCAACCAACCCGATCAACCCGCGTAACTGGGAACGGCCGACCCGAGCCCTCGGATAGACTTGACAGCACCCGTACAAAGTACGCCGTATTGATGCTAGAACCCGGCCGGGTCCGATGCACCAATCAtcgtgccccccccccccacctaGGTATGCAGGGAATCCGAGCGAGCATCACATCGCGCTTCAGTCAGTTCGAGATGTGGGTTGATGTTCTTAACTTGGGAAACGTGAGCAAATATAAGATAAACTGCCCGACAACCTCCAAGCTGCCTCATGTCAACCAAAGCTCATCCTACTCTAACGGTCCTTGCGAATATCTCTTAACACCTACTGTCGCTTCTGCGCTGCATTCGTTCCCTATATTTtacttttcttttttttacCCTTCACAATGGCCTTCAACTCTACGGCGGTCTTGGCTTGTTCATCTTCGACTATTCCACTGCCAACCATTTTCGGCACCGAGATCCTCTCTTTGGAGGCTACCCAAGTCACCAATTTCAGCCGAAATGTTGGCATTGGGCTGTACATGAATCACGCAGGCGTAGACGTCCACGGAGCCAACTTCTGCAACGTCTCCATCTCGTACACCCACCCTGGTCAGAACGACACTGTAAACGTGCAGATGTTTCTCCCTTCCGAAGGCTGGAACGGTCGCATGCAGGCCATTGGTGGCAACGGCTGGCAAGCTGGGCTCAACTTCGTCACGCTGGCAGGCATGACTGCAGCCATGGGTGAGGGTTACGCTTCTCTCTCGACCGACGCCGGTCTTGGAACTGCCGAGTCTGCAACCTGGGGGCTCCTTAGCCCGGGGAACCCCAACCGTTACTTGCTCCAGAACCTCGTCGCCACCACTCTCAACGACCTTTCTCTCATCGGCAAGAACCTCATCAACAGTTTCTACGGCGGCCAGCCTGTGCACTCTTATTTCAATGGCTGCTCCCAAGGCGGCCGCCAGGGCATGATGCTCGCGCAACGATACCCCGAAGCCTTTGACGGCATCGCTGCGTCTGCTCCGGCCATCAACTGGAGCGAGCTCTTTGTGGGAGATCTCTGGGCCAACATAATCATGAACACGGAGGGAGTTTTCCCGCGAGCCTGCGAGATGCAAGCCATCAACGAGGCTGTCATAAAATCCTGCGATGCCAACGATGGTCTTGTCGATGGTCTCATTGCCGACCCCGACTCTTGCGAGTTCGACCCCCTGACCCTCGTTGGTACCAGCATCAACTGCACCGAGACGGGCAAGGACATGGCCATTTCCGCTGGCGCTGCCCACCTCACACAGCAACTTTGGGATGggccgaagaaggccgatAACACTTCCATGTGGTTTGGGTTCCCCAAGGGTACCGTTCTATCCTCTACCGATACATCTTCCGGCGGCACCGTTGCCCTGACGACCtgcaccgacgacggcatctgCCATGCCTCTCCTTTGGTCCTCTTGACTGACTGGGTAACCAAGTTCGTCACCAAggacgacgccatcgacatcTCCAAGCTCACGCGCAAAGATTTTGAGACCTTGTTCCGCGCCTCCGTCAACGAGTACGGCAGTGTCACCGACACCAATGACCCGGACCTTTCCGCCTTCCGCGCTCGCGG
Encoded proteins:
- a CDS encoding Major facilitator superfamily transporter, with the protein product MEKIIAPAPIVQSVGYDDAHHQPVLAGDPVNDGGSHNQTIMSSNGDGHPRPQSQSLSEDRQRSVQTDEEKAELVPPIADGPDGGFQGWMQVVAAFLLVLDGFGFITAFGAFQTYYRQLLPDSVSDQAISYIGSMQIFLLFLLGTISGRLIDAGYFRITLITGFVFQIGGVFGASFSSQYWQFLLSQGIATGIGNGMHFTALVWLVSQYFTKKRGLALGISSCGAPIGAVIFSLIAREMLKENTGHQWTLRVMGFLILADSIIIILIARPKEATRKGGPLLELSAFKELPYLLFTIGMFFALLGVYFAYYYVPNFARDKLGLDSDGALTVLIVMSAVGIPGRLIPPFFADKSIKPLRTLVISLLFCSLNLFAWIAVTSTAGLYAWVVAYAFTANAVQTLFTASMGEVTSDMSKLGVRIGMVFTVVSFACLTGPPVGGRLVEVGGDNYAYAQIFAGASMLLGGLLVALAKMKQVGQKEFWRI
- a CDS encoding Multicopper oxidase; the encoded protein is MPAALAVEVVVHSNHAVPGIVALTACGHIFEGWHFSFKPRVSPESFNRSARPSGLATTNVPPRNHRATPGIPMLYFFFSLPSLAFCLALPCHELTFFAGMLNVASRLGCSVDSLENMWEIEHEGRGSMMFCNMKAPVATALRLCGLFLGLSQTVYANPEAPTVVSKAEPTQTCFPPYLGYRSDGKKSTPPWGKRTCESDPDDVPKTGVTRKYEWTIQRAMLAPDGFEQELLTVNGQFPGPLLEANWGDMVEVTIHNNITGPEEGTAVHWHGIHQQGTGLMDGVSGITQCPIVPGGSFTYRWRASTYGSTWYHGHHALQYGGGLWGPLIIYGPSHVKYDFDLGPVTLSDYYHYPYEKVAQDAISTSTDPNVYAPKSNNHLINGKNSFNCSLAPADKTCTPNAERASLRFKSGKVHKLRLINTSVEAMQIFSIDGHKIIVTMVDFVPVEPYEVEYVILGVGMRAEVLVKGTGDPAQSYYMRTRIQCSATLANQTLGTIYYDETPVSVVPEIKTVDALPILNTTVSCGDPDLLKKKPIYKKRVPKPDMTLLYDIKWGTNASGNHQWLMNGVTFLADWSRPLYIEAVDGNAEYLKDPHHIMATIPDDVRHVRVIINNYFSIHPMHIHGGDFQILSEASGYYNGTGAIEYPKNPARADTELLRRYGHLVVQFEAKNPGIWSFHCHTAWHASVGLYINFLVKPKKIAKSKIPDDVREVCRAWDEYKKLNGANATPFDSGLR
- a CDS encoding Carboxylic ester hydrolase; amino-acid sequence: MAFNSTAVLACSSSTIPLPTIFGTEILSLEATQVTNFSRNVGIGLYMNHAGVDVHGANFCNVSISYTHPGQNDTVNVQMFLPSEGWNGRMQAIGGNGWQAGLNFVTLAGMTAAMGEGYASLSTDAGLGTAESATWGLLSPGNPNRYLLQNLVATTLNDLSLIGKNLINSFYGGQPVHSYFNGCSQGGRQGMMLAQRYPEAFDGIAASAPAINWSELFVGDLWANIIMNTEGVFPRACEMQAINEAVIKSCDANDGLVDGLIADPDSCEFDPLTLVGTSINCTETGKDMAISAGAAHLTQQLWDGPKKADNTSMWFGFPKGTVLSSTDTSSGGTVALTTCTDDGICHASPLVLLTDWVTKFVTKDDAIDISKLTRKDFETLFRASVNEYGSVTDTNDPDLSAFRARGGKIVGYHGLADSIIIPASTTHYYDAVTARDADVHDFYRVFLTPGLGHCFGGNGAFPAGTFDAMRAWVENGTAPETLSAVSVGTSPVLKRTLCPYPLKQTYDGVGNATNGEGFTCA